Proteins encoded within one genomic window of Gemmatimonadota bacterium:
- a CDS encoding sulfatase-like hydrolase/transferase has protein sequence MNRIIPGEERMARPNVVLIMADDMGFECLSCYGSTTYETPVLDDLAARGIRFSHCYSTPLCTPSRVEIMTGQYNFRNYDRFAYLNPKEKTFGNLLKDAGYATCVAGKWQLSKDNKMPAHFGFDEHCLWNMTPLPEDPARVAKGRYANPQIERNGEWLPDDYIEDRYGPDICCDYLLDFIERHRDVPFFAYYPMILVHAPFVPTPDSPEWRDRTRRDERDTRYFADMVAYADTLVGRIVEKLEALDLLENTLVMFTSDNGTHRTITSQLEGGVEIVGGKGTMPDAGTHVPFIAFWRGVAPEGVVLDDLVDFSDFLPTLMDLADAPIPEGMPCDGRSFLPQLRGEQGDPRDWIFCHYNPRFGFGQDHAGQFAREHRFKIYHDGRFYDVPADRLEEHDIVLGQGDADSEEARERLQKVLDMMPEFIDDYVPER, from the coding sequence ATGAATAGAATTATTCCCGGTGAGGAGCGTATGGCGAGACCAAATGTTGTGCTGATTATGGCAGATGATATGGGGTTTGAGTGTTTGAGTTGTTATGGGAGTACGACGTATGAGACGCCGGTGTTGGACGATCTGGCAGCGCGGGGGATTCGCTTTTCGCATTGTTATTCGACGCCGCTGTGTACGCCTTCTCGTGTGGAGATTATGACGGGGCAGTACAATTTTCGGAATTACGACAGGTTCGCCTATTTGAATCCCAAAGAAAAGACGTTTGGCAATTTGTTAAAGGATGCGGGGTATGCTACGTGTGTTGCGGGCAAGTGGCAGTTGAGCAAGGATAATAAGATGCCGGCGCATTTTGGGTTTGACGAGCATTGTTTGTGGAATATGACGCCGCTTCCAGAAGATCCTGCACGCGTTGCAAAGGGGCGATATGCAAATCCGCAAATTGAACGCAATGGGGAATGGTTGCCAGACGATTATATCGAAGATCGGTATGGTCCCGATATTTGTTGTGATTATTTGCTGGATTTTATTGAGCGACATCGGGATGTGCCTTTTTTTGCTTATTATCCAATGATTCTGGTTCACGCGCCTTTTGTTCCCACGCCCGATAGTCCGGAGTGGCGGGATAGAACTCGCAGGGATGAGAGAGATACGCGCTATTTTGCCGATATGGTGGCGTATGCGGATACGCTGGTGGGACGGATTGTGGAGAAGCTCGAGGCGCTCGATTTGCTCGAGAATACACTGGTGATGTTCACGAGTGATAATGGTACGCATCGCACGATTACGTCTCAGCTTGAGGGTGGTGTTGAGATTGTGGGTGGTAAGGGTACGATGCCCGATGCGGGGACACATGTGCCTTTTATTGCTTTTTGGAGGGGTGTGGCGCCAGAGGGTGTGGTATTAGATGATCTGGTGGATTTTAGCGATTTTTTGCCGACGCTGATGGATTTGGCCGATGCGCCCATTCCAGAGGGGATGCCGTGTGACGGGCGCAGTTTTTTGCCTCAGTTGCGGGGCGAACAGGGCGATCCGAGGGATTGGATTTTTTGTCATTACAACCCGCGTTTTGGTTTTGGGCAAGATCACGCGGGACAGTTTGCGCGAGAACATCGGTTTAAAATTTATCACGATGGGCGGTTTTACGATGTGCCGGCAGATCGGCTGGAAGAGCACGATATTGTTTTGGGGCAAGGCGATGCCGATTCTGAAGAGGCGCGCGAACGCTTGCAAAAGGTGTTGGATATGATGCCGGAATTTATTGATGATTATGTTCCGGAGCGGTGA
- a CDS encoding sulfatase produces MSDSRPNILYIMSDDHTVNAISCYNGWLNEVVDTPNIDRIAREGMRFDNCICNNALCSPSRASIITGQYSHKNGVLRLNQPLSDDHPNFVRQLQASGYQTGIAGKWHLGSDPDGFDYWEVLPGQGAYFDPSFTRNGEPTQYEGYATDIITDLSLNWLRARDPDKPFLMLCHHKAPHGLWEYAPRHADLFTDGDLPEPSNLYKPFDKVSSALENHHRTMLSQAERMDEGVRGRAWPTGRLDTTGMNTTEKIQAAYQKYVKDYLRCIVAIDEGVGRLLDYLDEEGLTENTIVVYTSDQGMFLGEHSYFDKRLILEESLLMPYVMRYPRAIAPGSVNEDIVVNVDFGATYLDFAGLQPDAEVQGRSFRALCEGDTPEDWRQSAFYAYWDGPTKHYGVRTQDYTLAVHRTGERDLFDLEKDPWEMTSVYGDPAYADVQVEVEADLARLIAEIDISAEELPQE; encoded by the coding sequence ATGTCTGATTCGCGTCCCAATATTCTCTACATTATGTCTGATGATCATACTGTGAATGCCATCAGTTGTTATAACGGATGGCTGAATGAGGTGGTGGATACACCGAATATTGACCGCATCGCTCGTGAGGGGATGCGGTTTGACAATTGTATTTGCAATAATGCGCTGTGTTCGCCGAGCAGGGCGAGTATTATTACGGGGCAATATAGCCATAAAAATGGGGTGTTGCGGTTGAATCAACCGCTGAGTGACGATCACCCCAATTTCGTGCGGCAGTTGCAGGCTTCTGGATATCAAACGGGTATTGCGGGTAAGTGGCATTTGGGGTCTGATCCGGATGGGTTTGATTATTGGGAGGTGTTGCCGGGGCAGGGGGCTTATTTTGATCCGTCGTTTACGCGCAATGGCGAGCCGACGCAGTACGAGGGGTACGCGACGGATATTATTACGGATTTATCGCTCAACTGGTTGAGGGCGCGCGATCCGGATAAGCCTTTTTTGATGCTGTGCCATCACAAAGCACCCCATGGTTTGTGGGAGTACGCGCCCCGTCATGCGGATTTGTTCACGGATGGGGATTTGCCCGAGCCGTCGAATTTGTATAAGCCGTTTGACAAGGTGTCCAGCGCGTTGGAGAATCACCACCGCACGATGCTCTCGCAGGCCGAGCGGATGGATGAGGGCGTCCGGGGAAGAGCGTGGCCTACGGGGCGGTTGGATACGACGGGGATGAATACGACGGAGAAGATTCAGGCGGCTTATCAGAAGTATGTGAAGGATTATTTGCGGTGTATTGTGGCGATTGATGAGGGTGTAGGGCGGTTGCTGGATTATCTGGATGAGGAGGGGTTGACGGAGAATACGATTGTGGTCTATACGTCTGACCAGGGTATGTTTTTGGGCGAGCATTCGTATTTTGATAAGCGGTTGATTCTGGAGGAGTCGCTTCTCATGCCTTATGTGATGCGGTATCCGAGAGCGATTGCACCGGGTTCGGTGAATGAGGATATTGTGGTGAATGTGGATTTTGGTGCGACGTATCTCGATTTTGCAGGGTTGCAACCCGATGCAGAAGTGCAGGGCAGAAGTTTTCGCGCGCTGTGCGAAGGGGATACGCCAGAAGATTGGCGGCAGTCGGCTTTTTATGCGTATTGGGATGGGCCGACCAAGCACTATGGCGTGCGTACGCAAGACTATACGCTCGCAGTACATCGAACCGGCGAGCGCGATTTGTTCGATTTGGAGAAGGATCCCTGGGAGATGACGAGTGTGTACGGCGATCCGGCGTATGCCGATGTGCAGGTAGAGGTAGAAGCAGATCTGGCGCGGTTGATCGCGGAGATCGATATCAGTGCCGAGGAATTGCCGCAGGAATGA